Proteins encoded together in one Prunus dulcis chromosome 3, ALMONDv2, whole genome shotgun sequence window:
- the LOC117622816 gene encoding uncharacterized protein LOC117622816, giving the protein MDQRLKELEIQVRSLVSGQQQILDKFSELSYTRNSKTIRDHEDDANGGRHCSTNKNTKGTNSSGLQPSYYPSLHMEGECEKAYKSVFIVAQHFGRLYEGVLYEVKIEQGSGAIIGGRPGRALVGEEDRTPLLNPVNKIFGESDMVKPYSCRLVALRFNGLSKLYMLLTARDVLRHSLRSATTAPTKPDLKGRIFDTETKSFYTFTHPKSFNRRSTLMSAYNKLYHLGIADSW; this is encoded by the exons ATGGATCAAAGATTGAAAGAGCTTGAGATTCAAGTCCGCTCTCTTGTTTCTGGTCAACAACAAATTTTGGACAAGTTTTCTGAGCTCTCTTATACGCGCAACTCTAAAACTATCCGTGATCACGAGGATGATGCTAATGGCGGACGGCACTGCAGCACCAACAAGAATACGAAAGGGACCAATTCGAGTGGATTGCAGCCATCCTACTATCCAAG CTTGCACATGGAAGGGGAGTGTGAGAAGGCCTATAAATCTGTGTTCATAGTGGCACAACATTTTGGAAGACTATATGAAGGTGTGTTATATGAAGTAAAAATCGAACAAGGATCAGGAGCAATTATAGGGGGAAGACCAGGCAGAGCACTCGTGGGTGAAGAAGATCGAACCCCATTGCTTAATCCTGTAAACAAGATCTTTGGTGAGAGCGATATGGTTAAGCCGTACAGTTGTCGTTTGGTGGCTCTGAGGTTCAATGGATTGTCCAAGTTATATATGTTGTTAACTGCTCGCGATGTCCTTAGGCACAGCCTTAGGTCCGCCACCACTGCCCCCACGAAACCGGACTTGAAGGGACGTATTTTCGACACAGAGACCAAGTCATTCTATACATTTACGCACCCCAAATCATTTAACCGAAGGTCAACTTTGATGTCGGCGTATAACAAGCTTTATCATCTTGGAATTGCAGATTCTTGGTGA